In Haliotis asinina isolate JCU_RB_2024 chromosome 15, JCU_Hal_asi_v2, whole genome shotgun sequence, one DNA window encodes the following:
- the LOC137265300 gene encoding uncharacterized protein: protein MSASNDGSRDFAPWSRCPSSSSNPKRSYTAVVSDYEVEAMSLTATVCRTVNGRMRKSYRKQAGKQNSLDYRNCMKANDAFFIKTGHQRFYGSSLAFSHDLSLTPTPLCPDVDAHNTLVHDYDLPLACPTCWSAQRNRQPPHSKVKVEKKKAKKSPMCK, encoded by the coding sequence ATGTCAGCGTCGAACGACGGTTCCCGTGACTTTGCCCCGTGGTCAAGGTGTCCGTCGTCGAGCAGCAACCCGAAACGTTCTTACACTGCCGTAGTCTCCGACTATGAGGTGGAAGCCATGAGTCTAACTGCTACTGTTTGCCGTACAGTCAACGGGCGCATGCGCAAAAGCTATAGGAAGCAGGCAGGGAAACAAAATTCCCTTGATTACCGCAACTGCATGAAGGCGAACGACGCGTTCTTTATCAAAACTGGACACCAGCGATTTTATGGATCGTCATTGGCGTTTTCACATGACCTTTCCTTGACCCCAACGCCATTATGTCCAGACGTCGACGCTCACAACACACTCGTCCACGACTACGACCTCCCATTAGCCTGTCCTACCTGCTGGAGTGCGCAAAGAAACAGACAGCCACCTCATTCTAAGGTCAAGGTCGAGAAGAAGAAGGCTAAAAAATCGCCTATGTGCAAATGA